A section of the Enterococcus montenegrensis genome encodes:
- a CDS encoding WxL domain-containing protein — translation MKNILKGLTVSSMALLALAGGSGVVFADATTLPADATDGSASGKSTAEFKVEAGDTGKLTLDEVPDLNFGTTNVKKIATEGVTLPLVNGEVTSGGNNVTSKDVTANDGNSDLKLKVSDFRGVNSGWNLTAKLGNFEAKIKGSNSDDTSDNLGRLNDSLNGVVLHLVVKSSPSDATKTNSVTPAVVDLKQGSADGVLKANGDKSEGGGENNFIADTSSTLTIPQDPKIKAATYQADITWTLGNTIAPAPANSNE, via the coding sequence TTGAAAAATATTCTTAAAGGTTTAACTGTATCAAGTATGGCATTATTAGCTCTTGCTGGTGGTAGTGGCGTTGTATTTGCTGACGCAACAACTTTGCCAGCTGACGCTACTGATGGGTCTGCAAGTGGTAAATCAACAGCTGAGTTTAAAGTTGAAGCTGGTGATACTGGTAAATTAACGCTAGATGAAGTTCCAGATTTGAATTTTGGGACAACAAACGTTAAAAAAATTGCTACAGAAGGGGTTACATTACCATTAGTTAACGGAGAAGTAACAAGTGGTGGCAACAACGTTACTTCCAAGGATGTGACTGCTAACGATGGGAATTCAGATCTTAAACTAAAAGTATCTGATTTTCGTGGCGTTAATTCTGGATGGAATTTAACTGCGAAATTGGGAAATTTTGAAGCAAAAATTAAAGGTAGTAATTCAGATGATACTAGCGATAATTTAGGCAGACTAAATGACAGCCTAAATGGTGTTGTTCTTCACTTAGTTGTTAAGTCAAGTCCAAGTGATGCTACGAAGACAAATTCTGTTACGCCAGCTGTTGTTGATTTGAAACAAGGTTCCGCTGATGGTGTTTTAAAAGCTAATGGAGATAAAAGTGAAGGTGGCGGCGAAAATAACTTTATTGCTGATACATCTTCTACCCTAACAATCCCTCAAGATCCAAAAATCAAAGCTGCCACATACCAAGCTGATATTACATGGACATTAGGAAATACTATTGCTCCTGCTCCTGCTAATAGTAACGAATAA
- a CDS encoding WxL protein host-binding domain-containing protein codes for MVSQKLEIPADSNVHQLKLSVTNFSGNKKALILTGVDPVTDSEGKLVYQDKTLPVKTAPFKFAAVVQKQSITIAAGQTLEIATQIKIPTQFSGHLLGGIRLTEDNQEAALLPVTVLGSKEKINHANVSVNQLVAKNITGMPAVGVRFVNDVGVLEENLTFDLKLTQESFFGLIKKTWQAQQAQVLLAPFSTFEKGISLQGMAISAGSYHLTGTIKSSQQQIKLDQHFTITKADAKKVNDAAKVAYRDNHLLLLLIIALLGLLLIGVIFLAIRQAKKRKTSDG; via the coding sequence GTGGTTAGTCAAAAATTAGAGATCCCTGCAGATAGTAACGTGCATCAGTTAAAACTTTCTGTCACTAATTTTTCCGGTAATAAGAAAGCATTGATCTTAACCGGTGTCGATCCGGTGACAGACTCTGAGGGAAAGCTTGTATATCAGGACAAAACACTCCCTGTTAAAACAGCACCTTTTAAATTCGCAGCTGTAGTTCAAAAACAAAGTATCACCATTGCTGCCGGTCAAACACTAGAAATAGCGACACAAATCAAAATACCTACACAATTTTCTGGTCATCTTCTAGGGGGAATTCGCCTAACAGAAGATAATCAAGAAGCAGCGTTGTTGCCTGTAACCGTTTTGGGCAGCAAGGAAAAGATCAATCATGCTAATGTTTCTGTCAATCAACTTGTCGCAAAAAACATTACTGGTATGCCAGCTGTTGGTGTACGTTTTGTGAATGATGTCGGTGTTTTGGAGGAGAATTTGACCTTTGATCTTAAGCTTACCCAAGAAAGCTTCTTTGGTCTTATCAAGAAGACTTGGCAGGCTCAGCAAGCTCAAGTGCTGTTAGCACCTTTTAGTACTTTTGAAAAAGGTATCTCATTACAAGGGATGGCTATCTCTGCTGGAAGCTATCATCTCACAGGCACAATTAAAAGTAGCCAGCAGCAAATAAAGTTAGATCAGCACTTCACAATTACCAAAGCTGATGCAAAAAAAGTAAATGACGCAGCAAAAGTTGCTTATCGTGATAATCATCTTTTGTTGCTGTTGATTATTGCTCTATTGGGATTGCTTTTAATTGGTGTTATCTTCTTGGCAATACGCCAAGCTAAAAAAAGGAAAACGAGCGACGGTTAA